The genomic stretch GCGTGACGAAATCGCAACAAGCTGCGTATGGTTTCCGTCTCTTCTTGATGCAGCGCTCCCGCCTCAGAGCCGATTTCAGCCATGGCCTCAATTTCTTGGCGAATATAGTGTGCTTCATCTTCTTTACGACCGATGACTTTTGTGAGCTGATCGGATAACCACACAAAAGGCCTTAAAATCCATACTAACCATACTAACATTAACGACACTAATGGCGTTAGGCCACGCCAATAGGTCGCTCCAAGGGTTTTAGGAATGATCTCAGATAAGACGAGCACTAACAGCGTCATCACCGCCGATGCAATTCCGACAGCGGCATCCGAAAACACCACAGCGGCTTGTGCACCAACCCCTGCAGCACCTGCAGTGTGGGCCACAGTATTGAGCGTTAAAATAGCAGCAAGCGGCTGATCTATATTATCTTTTAGCTTTTGTACTCGTGCCGCTAAAGTCTCGTTTTCTTGCTTTATAATACCTATATGACTGGGCGTGATACTAAGCAGTACCGCCTCCATCACCGAGCAGATAAAAGAAATGGCAATCGCCAAAAACATATAGGTTAAAAGTAAAAACAATCG from Pseudoalteromonas sp. UG3-2 encodes the following:
- a CDS encoding hemolysin family protein, with the protein product MFLLLTYMFLAIAISFICSVMEAVLLSITPSHIGIIKQENETLAARVQKLKDNIDQPLAAILTLNTVAHTAGAAGVGAQAAVVFSDAAVGIASAVMTLLVLVLSEIIPKTLGATYWRGLTPLVSLMLVWLVWILRPFVWLSDQLTKVIGRKEDEAHYIRQEIEAMAEIGSEAGALHQEETETIRSLLRFRHAKLESIMTPRTVLFKVHKDMTVHEYLSEHGSVAFSRVLVFDKNSDDIIGFVHKNDIMLAYHRLGEEYKIGKLSRPLYTVPETLAAPELFKALLAKRIHIALVIDEYGDVQGIVTLEDMLESLMGMDIVDEREQTTNMQAAAKQKWRERLDNHDNLIEDEEEQEPDVDMDDAAELSSDEETTSETKSSN